The window TCTCATCAGCGTAAATCAGCGTCTTAATAATTTTTTGAAAATTATTTTTTTGATTTTGTAAGTTCCCAGTTTCTCGGCTTCCACAAAACCTTCCATAGCCGCTTCGGCCAAGCTCCCGTTGGCCAAAAGGTCAAAAAGCCATTGGTCGGCATAATTGGGATTATCCTGGTCCAGCGCCGAACCCATTCTCAAAAGCCATCTCCGGTTAAAAATTTCCTGAGACCCCAGCGGCGGAGCGATGATTATAGGCAAACCCAAAGCGGTATAAAAAGAAAGTTCACTCGGCTTAGTCCATAAAATATCGGTTTTCCGCAGTTTTTGATTAAATTGCGCAAAATAATCGTCTATGGTATCGGCGAAAATTATTTCAATATTTTTATTCAAATAATTTTCCAAGCCGAGAATTTTTATATTTTCCAAAAAATATTTATAAACATTTTCTTTAATGCCGGCCACTAAAATAATTTTAATTTCCTGATTTTTAATTTTTTCAGCCAAACTTTTGACGTATTTAATCGCTATTTCTTTTTGCGCCCCGGCGCCCCCCACGGAAAACATAATGGTTAAAGGATGGTCGGGTTTTTCAGGCAAAAGACCGACGTATTTTTCAATCAAAGGATAATATCCCTTGCGGTATGTTTTTTGCGGGTCAAGATTCAAAAGCCGGTAGCCCAAATCTATTTTCGCGATTTCCAATTTTTCGCTTCCGGTATTTTCCAAAGGCAAAGGATAGCCGGTTAAAAATATATTCTCTTTTTTAACCCCGTAAAGTTTTAATCTTTCCACCACCCAGGAATTGGGAGCGAAATATTTTATTTTGCTTTGAGCCGGATTTAAAGAAACCCAGGTCCTGGCGATATCGGCATCGCAGATAACGCAATAAATATCGCCCGGATAACCAAAAACTTCGGCCATAAAAACCGGAGTAAAAAAAGTGCTTATTAAAGGCAAGGGAATTTTGTCCAATTTTGAGACCAAATCCCTTCCCCATCCTCTTTTGAGAAAAGAAAAAATAACTCTTAAGGAGATGTTCGGCTTTGATAAATCCCTTCTGGGATAAAAATTGAGAATTTTCTGGAATTTTTCAAGAATACCGAAAGCGGCGTTCCCGAGCAAGGGAAATTTTTTGAAATCAGAGATTGCTTCATAAAAATTTCTGGCTAATTCCCAAATATTTCTGTCTCTTCTGGTAATGCCTTCATAGTTATTGGCGTTAATAACCTTTCCGTTATAAGTGAATTCTTTCAAAGGATAAGCCGTTCTCTGATGTCCGTAGCCCATAGCCACTCCTATCACCCAGGCCTTTTTTTGCCGGTCAACGTTATTGGTCATTTGTTATTAATTATCAGTCATTTTATAATACAATTATGTGTTTAGCCACTCCCTGCAAGGTAGCAAAAATAGAAAAAGATTGGGCAGTAGTCAAAAACCAAAACCATTCGCACCGGGTTAATACCTGCCTGCTAAAAAACGTCAAAATTGGCGATTACCTTTTAGTCCATGGCGAAATGGCGTTGAATAAATTGCCCAAATCAGAAGCCGAAAAAATTTTGAAACTTATAAAGACATAAATAAATGAATTCTCCGCGGCAAAAAGGATTATTATTGGTTTTAGGAACGGCTATTATTTCCGGTTTTTCAATTTTTATTAACAAATACGGCGTCAGCGCCATTAATCCTTATATTTTTACTTTCCTTAAAAATATTTTAGTGGTCGTTGCCATTTCCGGCTTGATTCTCGGACTGAAAGACTGGAAAGCTTTAAAAGCGCTGACAAAAAAACAATGGGGGCTGCTTTTGACCATTGGACTTGTCGGCGGCAGCTTGCCTTTCCTGCTGTTTTTTAAAGGGCTTTCTTTAACCAACGCCGCGGAAAGTTCGTTCATCCAAAAAACTATGTTTATTTATGTGGCCTTGCTGGCTTCGGTTTTTCTGAAAGAAAAATTAAATAAAAATTTTTTAATCGGCGGCTCGTTCTTAATGCTTGGCAATTTATTTTTATTGGGGAAATCGTCTTTACTGGTATTAAATAAAGGAGCGCTTTTGATATTTATCGCCACTCTTTTCTGGGCGATGGAAAATGTCATTTCCAAATACGCCTTGAAGGAACTTTCGGGAAAAATTGTCGGCTGGGGAAGAATGTTTTTTGGCTCTCTGTTTATCCTTATTTTTTTGTCGGCCACCAGTCAGCTGTCTTTAATAACCCGTCTTTCTTTCAAACAAATTAATTGGATAATAATCACCGCGGTTATTCTTTTGGGTTATGTTCTGACCTGGTACAACGGCTTAAAACATATCCCCGTTTCGCAAGCCGCGGCAATTTTAACTTTAGGCGCTCCAATAACCACCCTGCTTAATTTAGTATCCGGCCGTTCCGTTAATCCCCAGGAAATTTTAGCTGGCATTTTTATTGTTTTCGGGGTAATCTTGGTTTTGGGCTTAAAAGAAATTTCGGGATTAACCAAAAAAATTTCTCTCTTATTTCACGATGCCCAAACTTAAACCGGCTCTTTGTCAAAAAAATAAAACAAAAGGAGGAAATAAAATGGAAGGTTTAAAATTAGCGGCCAGTTACAGCTGGAATTGTAATACCGCCAAAAGATTGAAAGTTTGTGAAAAACTGCTTGGTTTTATTCTCGGCAAAAGCGAAAATGACCGGATAGCTGAAAAAATTTTAGAAGCATTGGTCCCTTACAGGTTTTATTCCGCCATTGCCAAGGCCAATAAACTTTCTGATACATTTTCGCTCGCGGTAATTTCTTTTTATTGGAGAGGATGGCCGACAGCCTTCAAGTCCCCCCGGCCCGATACCGGTTTTTTTCATAACCACACCGTAGCCGCCATCGCCTACAGCCAACCTTTAAAAAAGATTGAGCTTAATCACATGAACGAATGCCTGGCTGCTTGTGGCAAAATAAAAAAAGTTGGGAAAAATTATTTTGTAATTGAATACCAGCCGGTTGTCCGGAAAAAAAACGGCTTGGTTTTGGGAAAACCAGCGAAAATAAAAATAACAAATCATCTGAAACTAAAAGCCAAAATAGGCGACTTTATCAGCTTTCATTACGCCAATGCGGCCGAAATTATCAGCCCGGCCGAAGCCAAAAGATTAACCGAAATCACCGAAGAAATCCTCCAAAACTTTAATGCCAAGAGAAAGTAGCTCTTGGCATTATTTTTTTATAGACATTACTCAAAAAACCGCTTTCCCTAAAATATCGGATTTGTCTATTAAGCCGAAACGAGAACTGTCAAGAGAGCCGTTTGAAAGATTGCCCAAAATCAAATAAGCGGCGGTGGGGATAATTCCTTTGTAGTCGTTTTCGTAAAGCGAAAGCATTTTATATCCTCTGGCGTCTAAAATATAAGGCCGGCTTTGGGAATTTTTAAGGATTTCGCCGTTAACCAAAATATTCCATCCGTCTGGCGACTGTTCCAACTGAAATCTGTCTCCGGGAACGGCCTTGACGATTTTAATCAGCGGCTCCGGATCGCCGGAATAGTTGTAAATGATGATATCGCCGGCCATTACCTCGTTGCAATTATAAAAATCAAAAAGAATTTTAACCGAAGCGCCATCCTCGATTAATCCCGAAAGTGAATTGCCGCGGACCAGGCGGTTTTCAATCTTGGTAACGCAATTTTCCTGAATATTGTTTTTGTCTCCCTGCGGGAGATATCCCAAAGGGGCGCTTCTTTCAAATTCAGAATTTGAAAGATTATCCCGCTTCTTGTTTTGATTGGCTATATAAATAAAAGCGAAAAGCAAAAACAATAAGAGTAAAATAAAAATAACGGTGTTTTTATTGAATTTTGAGTTTATCATTATTACATTATACCCTGTGGCAAATTATCTCTTCAACTTTCAAAAATTATACAAGGCCTACCTTGACTGCCGCCGCCGCAAAAGCAATACCCTTAACGCCATCCGCTTTGAACAAAATTTAGAAAGCAATTTACTTGCTCTTGAGCGCGAATTGAAAAATAAAACTTATCGCCCCGGCCGCAGTATTTGTTTTGTCGTCACCGACCCCGTGCCGCGCGAAATTTTTGCCGCTGATTTCCGCGATCGGGTTGTGCACCATCTGCTCATAAAAAAAGTGGAACCGCTTTTTCAGAAAAAATTTATATTTCAGTCTTTTGCGTGCCAAAAAGGGAAAGGCACCCATCTGGCGGTAAAATATTTAGAACGCGAGGTGCGGCGCATCACCTGTAATTTCCGAAGGGAAGCGTATTACCTGAAACTGGACATTTCCGGTTTTTTTATGAGCATTGACCAAAAAATTCTTTTTGACATTTTCAGCAAAACGATATCCCAAGCGCCGGAAAAATTTATCCCTTTTCGGGAAAAAGAAGAAATTTTATGGCTGGCTAAGATTATTATTTTTTCCAAACCAACGGAAAATTACCTCGTTAAAGGCGACCCTGAATTGTTTTCTCTCATCCCGCCTCATAAGTCGCTTTTCCATTCCGGCGAAGGCAGAGGGCTACCGATTGGCAATCTCACCTCCCAGTTTTTCGCCAATGTTTATTTAAATGAGCTTGATCACTTCATAAAGCGGGAACTTAAATGCCGTTATTATTGCCGGTATGTGGATGATTTTACGCTTTTGGCGGAAGATATTAACACTTTAAAATATCGGCGATTGGAAATTGAAATCTTTTTGCGCGATAAACTGCGATTGAA of the bacterium genome contains:
- a CDS encoding HypC/HybG/HupF family hydrogenase formation chaperone, which produces MCLATPCKVAKIEKDWAVVKNQNHSHRVNTCLLKNVKIGDYLLVHGEMALNKLPKSEAEKILKLIKT
- a CDS encoding DMT family transporter, with translation MNSPRQKGLLLVLGTAIISGFSIFINKYGVSAINPYIFTFLKNILVVVAISGLILGLKDWKALKALTKKQWGLLLTIGLVGGSLPFLLFFKGLSLTNAAESSFIQKTMFIYVALLASVFLKEKLNKNFLIGGSFLMLGNLFLLGKSSLLVLNKGALLIFIATLFWAMENVISKYALKELSGKIVGWGRMFFGSLFILIFLSATSQLSLITRLSFKQINWIIITAVILLGYVLTWYNGLKHIPVSQAAAILTLGAPITTLLNLVSGRSVNPQEILAGIFIVFGVILVLGLKEISGLTKKISLLFHDAQT
- a CDS encoding DUF6390 family protein, producing the protein MEGLKLAASYSWNCNTAKRLKVCEKLLGFILGKSENDRIAEKILEALVPYRFYSAIAKANKLSDTFSLAVISFYWRGWPTAFKSPRPDTGFFHNHTVAAIAYSQPLKKIELNHMNECLAACGKIKKVGKNYFVIEYQPVVRKKNGLVLGKPAKIKITNHLKLKAKIGDFISFHYANAAEIISPAEAKRLTEITEEILQNFNAKRK
- the lepB gene encoding signal peptidase I; protein product: MINSKFNKNTVIFILLLLFLLFAFIYIANQNKKRDNLSNSEFERSAPLGYLPQGDKNNIQENCVTKIENRLVRGNSLSGLIEDGASVKILFDFYNCNEVMAGDIIIYNYSGDPEPLIKIVKAVPGDRFQLEQSPDGWNILVNGEILKNSQSRPYILDARGYKMLSLYENDYKGIIPTAAYLILGNLSNGSLDSSRFGLIDKSDILGKAVF
- a CDS encoding RNA-directed DNA polymerase produces the protein MANYLFNFQKLYKAYLDCRRRKSNTLNAIRFEQNLESNLLALERELKNKTYRPGRSICFVVTDPVPREIFAADFRDRVVHHLLIKKVEPLFQKKFIFQSFACQKGKGTHLAVKYLEREVRRITCNFRREAYYLKLDISGFFMSIDQKILFDIFSKTISQAPEKFIPFREKEEILWLAKIIIFSKPTENYLVKGDPELFSLIPPHKSLFHSGEGRGLPIGNLTSQFFANVYLNELDHFIKRELKCRYYCRYVDDFTLLAEDINTLKYRRLEIEIFLRDKLRLKLHPRKQVLQSVGHGIDFVGYFIKPYHTLIRNRTVRNLKRNLFKFNLELEQINIPDLKKLEQILSTINSYYGFLRHSHSLKLRRHIYEKHFGRLKDCFFPINYKYEYFKIRYAYRVKAKQRLAFTE